One region of Pleuronectes platessa chromosome 18, fPlePla1.1, whole genome shotgun sequence genomic DNA includes:
- the LOC128461397 gene encoding C-type lectin domain family 4 member E isoform X1: MAEAEVLYNIKSTRARGNTDVATPSTDEPTYCNINYSETQRPGSKQPAASNRRSGVTSERVALLVLSVLLAAAVIALGVTLHENTQTIKNLQKLEDEAKNLTDATCPRCEDGWEPHGGKCYFFSSVTLTWNESRKQCKSMRGDLVVINSREEQRFLQTRLRGKMENDEDKFWIGLTDSKKEDEWLWVDKTRLDQSWQFWLGKEPDNWNGENPDGENCVRMGEKDGAEDLKTWNDQSCKSVQKSICEKPEKA, from the exons ATGGCTGAAGCTGAAGTTCTTTATAATATTAAGTCCACAAGAGCGAGGGGAAACACAGATG tggcCACACCCTCTACAGATGAACCCACATATTGCAACATCAATTACTCAGAAACTCAGCGACCTG GCTCCAAACAACCTGCAGCATCAAACAGGCGATCGGGGGTCACATCGGAGCGAGTGGCCCTGCTGGTCCTCAGTGTTCTCCTGGCAGCTGCAGTCATAGCTCTTGGTGTAACCC TTCATGAGAATACTCAAACCATAAAGAATCTCCAAAAGCTTGAAGATGAGGCAAAAAATCTCACAG ATGCAACATGTCCGAGGTGCGAGGACGGCTGGGAGCCACATGGAGGAAAGTGCTACTTCTTCTCCTCGGTTACTTTAACCTGGAATGAGAGTAGAAAACAATGCAAATCAATGAGAGGAGACCTGGTTGTGAtaaacagcagagaggagcag AGATTCCTGCAGACTAGACTGAGAGGAAAAATGGAAAACGATGAGGACAAGTTCTGGATCGGACTGACAGACTCAAAGAAAGAGGATGAATGGCTTTGGGTGGACAAAACACGACTGGATCAAAG TTGGCAGTTTTGGCTTGGCAAGGAGCCAGACAATTGGAATGGGGAAAATCCTGATGGAGAGAACTGTGTGAGGATGGGTGAGAAAGACGGAGCTGAGGACCTGAAGACCTGGAACGATCAATCCTGCAAATCAGTTCAAAAAAGTATTTGTGAGAAACCAGAAAAAGCATGA
- the LOC128461398 gene encoding hepatic lectin isoform X1, whose product MPEAEVLYSDIKFKGAEGKTDVATPSTDEPNYSEVKISKAQRPGSKQPAASNRRSGVTSERVALLVLSVLLAAAVTALGVTLYENIQTKKLQEECEAKHFTDETCPRCEDGWEPHGGKCYFFSSVKLIWNESRRQCESMKGDLVVINNREEQRFLESKVRGKKDKPEFWIRLTDSEKEGEWLWVDDTRLDPSLKFWYEGEPNNWRGMNPDGENCVTRWEKDGAKDLKTWFDQSCKSPHEYICEKPEKA is encoded by the exons atgcCTGAAGCTGAAGTTCTTTACTCTGATATTAAGTTCAAAGGAGCGGAGGGGAAAACAGACG tggcCACACCCTCTACGGATGAACCCAATTATTCCGAAGTCAAGATCTCAAAAGCTCAGCGACCTG GCTCCAAACAACCTGCAGCATCAAACAGGCGATCGGGGGTCACATCGGAGCGAGTGGCCCTGCTGGTCCTCAGTGTTCTCCTGGCAGCTGCAGTCACAGCTCTTGGTGTAACCC TTTATGAAAATATTCAAACCAAGAAGCTTCAAGAGGAATGTGAGGCAAAACATTTCACAG ATGAAACATGTCCGAGGTGCGAGGACGGCTGGGAGCCACATGGAGGAAAGTGCTACTTCTTCTCCTCGGTTAAGTTAATCTGGAATGAGAGTAGAAGACAATGTGAATCAATGAAAGGAGACCTGGTTGTGATAaacaacagagaggagcag AGATTCCTGGAGTCTAAagtgaggggaaaaaaggacAAACCTGAGTTCTGGATCAGACTGACAGACTCAGAGAAAGAGGGTGAATGGCTTTGGGTGGACGACACACGACTGGATCCAAG TTTGAAGTTTTGGTATGAGGGCGAGCCAAACAACTGGAGAGGGATGAATCCTGATGGAGAGAACTGTGTGACGAGGTGGGAGAAAGACGGAGCCAAGGACCTGAAGACCTGGTTCGATCAATCCTGCAAATCGCCTCATGAATATATTTGTGAGAAACCAGAAAAAGCATGA
- the LOC128461397 gene encoding C-type lectin domain family 4 member E isoform X2 — protein MAEAEVLYNIKSTRARGNTDVATPSTDEPTYCNINYSETQRPGSKQPAASNRRSGVTSERVALLVLSVLLAAAVIALGVTHATCPRCEDGWEPHGGKCYFFSSVTLTWNESRKQCKSMRGDLVVINSREEQRFLQTRLRGKMENDEDKFWIGLTDSKKEDEWLWVDKTRLDQSWQFWLGKEPDNWNGENPDGENCVRMGEKDGAEDLKTWNDQSCKSVQKSICEKPEKA, from the exons ATGGCTGAAGCTGAAGTTCTTTATAATATTAAGTCCACAAGAGCGAGGGGAAACACAGATG tggcCACACCCTCTACAGATGAACCCACATATTGCAACATCAATTACTCAGAAACTCAGCGACCTG GCTCCAAACAACCTGCAGCATCAAACAGGCGATCGGGGGTCACATCGGAGCGAGTGGCCCTGCTGGTCCTCAGTGTTCTCCTGGCAGCTGCAGTCATAGCTCTTGGTGTAACCC ATGCAACATGTCCGAGGTGCGAGGACGGCTGGGAGCCACATGGAGGAAAGTGCTACTTCTTCTCCTCGGTTACTTTAACCTGGAATGAGAGTAGAAAACAATGCAAATCAATGAGAGGAGACCTGGTTGTGAtaaacagcagagaggagcag AGATTCCTGCAGACTAGACTGAGAGGAAAAATGGAAAACGATGAGGACAAGTTCTGGATCGGACTGACAGACTCAAAGAAAGAGGATGAATGGCTTTGGGTGGACAAAACACGACTGGATCAAAG TTGGCAGTTTTGGCTTGGCAAGGAGCCAGACAATTGGAATGGGGAAAATCCTGATGGAGAGAACTGTGTGAGGATGGGTGAGAAAGACGGAGCTGAGGACCTGAAGACCTGGAACGATCAATCCTGCAAATCAGTTCAAAAAAGTATTTGTGAGAAACCAGAAAAAGCATGA
- the LOC128461398 gene encoding hepatic lectin isoform X2, with protein MPEAEVLYSDIKFKGAEGKTDVATPSTDEPNYSEVKISKAQRPGSKQPAASNRRSGVTSERVALLVLSVLLAAAVTALGVTHETCPRCEDGWEPHGGKCYFFSSVKLIWNESRRQCESMKGDLVVINNREEQRFLESKVRGKKDKPEFWIRLTDSEKEGEWLWVDDTRLDPSLKFWYEGEPNNWRGMNPDGENCVTRWEKDGAKDLKTWFDQSCKSPHEYICEKPEKA; from the exons atgcCTGAAGCTGAAGTTCTTTACTCTGATATTAAGTTCAAAGGAGCGGAGGGGAAAACAGACG tggcCACACCCTCTACGGATGAACCCAATTATTCCGAAGTCAAGATCTCAAAAGCTCAGCGACCTG GCTCCAAACAACCTGCAGCATCAAACAGGCGATCGGGGGTCACATCGGAGCGAGTGGCCCTGCTGGTCCTCAGTGTTCTCCTGGCAGCTGCAGTCACAGCTCTTGGTGTAACCC ATGAAACATGTCCGAGGTGCGAGGACGGCTGGGAGCCACATGGAGGAAAGTGCTACTTCTTCTCCTCGGTTAAGTTAATCTGGAATGAGAGTAGAAGACAATGTGAATCAATGAAAGGAGACCTGGTTGTGATAaacaacagagaggagcag AGATTCCTGGAGTCTAAagtgaggggaaaaaaggacAAACCTGAGTTCTGGATCAGACTGACAGACTCAGAGAAAGAGGGTGAATGGCTTTGGGTGGACGACACACGACTGGATCCAAG TTTGAAGTTTTGGTATGAGGGCGAGCCAAACAACTGGAGAGGGATGAATCCTGATGGAGAGAACTGTGTGACGAGGTGGGAGAAAGACGGAGCCAAGGACCTGAAGACCTGGTTCGATCAATCCTGCAAATCGCCTCATGAATATATTTGTGAGAAACCAGAAAAAGCATGA